The following coding sequences lie in one Actinomyces capricornis genomic window:
- a CDS encoding IS256 family transposase — MTAPHIVDPAAVLDQALGQASPDLMRSLLQTVINALLSADADSVCGAQYGQASPERRAQRNGYRHRDLDTRVGTIDVAVPKLRTGSYFPDWLPGRRKRAESALVTVVADAYLAGVWPRRMDKLVETLGINSLSKSQVWRMAAELDEHVTSLRNRPLDQAGPFTFVAADALTMKVREGGRVVNAVVLTATGVNSDGHREVLGLRVATAESGAAWNEFLADLVARGLSGVRLVTSDAHKGLVEAIAANLPTASWQRCRTHYAANLMTITPKSAWPALKAMLHSVYDQPHAAAVQAQFDRLLDHTRQSLPQVHDHLDAARADLLAFTAFPTDVWRQIWSNNPQERLNKEIRRRTDSAGIFPNRQAIIRAVGAILAEQTDEWDEDHHYLGLEILTRCRTNTTPQDDPTPPPALTARPPRRRTPTPPPRT, encoded by the coding sequence ATGACCGCTCCTCATATTGTCGACCCTGCTGCCGTGTTGGACCAAGCCCTGGGGCAGGCTTCCCCGGATCTGATGCGCTCGTTGCTGCAGACAGTGATCAACGCCCTGCTCTCAGCTGACGCTGATTCGGTGTGCGGCGCTCAGTACGGCCAGGCCAGCCCTGAGCGCCGGGCTCAGCGCAACGGCTACCGTCACCGGGACCTGGACACCCGGGTGGGCACGATCGATGTCGCCGTTCCCAAGCTGCGCACCGGCTCCTACTTCCCCGACTGGCTGCCAGGGCGCCGCAAACGAGCGGAGTCCGCACTCGTGACAGTGGTGGCTGACGCCTACCTGGCGGGAGTCTGGCCCCGCCGCATGGACAAGCTCGTAGAGACCCTGGGCATCAACAGCCTGTCGAAATCCCAGGTCTGGCGCATGGCTGCCGAGCTCGATGAGCATGTGACCTCCTTGCGCAACCGGCCCCTGGATCAAGCGGGCCCCTTCACCTTCGTGGCCGCCGACGCCCTGACGATGAAGGTGCGCGAGGGCGGACGAGTCGTCAATGCCGTGGTGCTGACCGCCACCGGGGTCAACTCCGATGGTCATCGTGAGGTCCTGGGCCTGCGGGTAGCCACCGCCGAGAGCGGGGCAGCGTGGAACGAGTTCCTGGCAGACCTGGTAGCCCGGGGCCTGAGCGGGGTCAGGCTGGTGACATCCGACGCCCACAAGGGCCTGGTGGAGGCGATCGCGGCGAACCTGCCCACAGCCTCCTGGCAGCGCTGCCGCACTCACTACGCCGCCAACCTGATGACCATCACCCCCAAAAGCGCCTGGCCCGCTCTCAAGGCCATGCTCCACAGCGTCTATGACCAGCCCCACGCAGCAGCTGTCCAGGCCCAGTTCGACCGTCTCCTGGACCACACCCGCCAGAGCCTGCCCCAGGTCCACGACCACCTGGACGCCGCTAGAGCCGATCTCCTGGCCTTTACAGCCTTCCCCACCGACGTATGGCGCCAGATCTGGTCCAACAACCCCCAAGAGCGCCTGAACAAGGAGATCCGCCGCCGCACCGACAGCGCCGGCATCTTCCCCAACCGTCAGGCCATCATCCGCGCGGTCGGCGCTATCCTAGCCGAGCAGACCGACGAATGGGACGAAGACCACCACTACCTCGGCCTAGAAATCCTGACCCGCTGCCGCACCAACACCACACCACAGGACGATCCAACCCCACCACCAGCCCTAACAGCCCGACCGCCTCGCCGAAGGACCCCTACACCACCCCCAAGGACTTGA
- a CDS encoding transposase has protein sequence MDHTIDSLKAAIPAGLKEIKALDATLTSRSQDIPTCFDHSHTSNCLTEATDRLLERLRAVTLRFRNLTHHITYITRSLIHS, from the coding sequence ATGGACCATACCATCGATAGCCTGAAGGCCGCTATCCCGGCGGGGCTGAAAGAGATCAAAGCACTGGATGCGACCCTGACCAGCCGTAGCCAGGACATCCCGACCTGCTTCGACCATTCCCACACATCCAATTGCCTCACCGAAGCCACGGACAGACTCCTGGAGCGCCTGCGAGCCGTCACCCTGAGATTTAGAAATCTGACCCACCACATCACCTACATCACCCGCAGCCTCATCCACTCCTGA
- a CDS encoding ABC transporter permease, with protein sequence MTTVATSPQNPVGPHAVGAATTNRLSITASQPSRPTPPSPTVTTRTSRLHQRFLLPLTIERIKSKRSWILVIVAVALAALNTASGVYKYLGYTEIFRAQGVTWQVVWGQGSLMWGTFFLPLLITIRATGLARMEHEHDNWRRMATYGAAATTYTGKLTLTTLFALYCQTVFLLLVMAASAALGFHLTPTDITTAITWALLGALGAITIVTVQLLIGIYVPSFATAVLIGMGASFLGLATLLAVPPLAPFYPYSQITIGMQARTLSMPTPTQIAWFLIWNTTLITATIFFSRRALKKKQH encoded by the coding sequence ATGACTACAGTAGCAACGAGCCCTCAGAATCCCGTGGGCCCCCATGCCGTCGGGGCCGCCACGACCAACCGCCTCAGCATCACCGCAAGCCAGCCCTCTAGGCCCACCCCGCCCAGTCCAACCGTTACTACCAGGACCAGCCGGCTGCACCAACGGTTCCTGCTGCCCCTGACCATCGAGCGGATCAAGTCCAAACGCTCCTGGATCCTGGTCATCGTCGCAGTGGCCTTGGCCGCCCTCAACACCGCCAGCGGCGTGTACAAATACCTCGGCTACACCGAGATCTTCCGCGCTCAAGGCGTCACCTGGCAGGTAGTCTGGGGCCAGGGTTCACTGATGTGGGGCACCTTCTTCCTCCCCCTCCTGATCACCATCCGTGCCACAGGCCTGGCCCGCATGGAGCACGAGCATGACAATTGGCGCCGCATGGCCACCTACGGCGCCGCTGCCACTACTTACACCGGAAAATTAACCCTGACCACCCTGTTCGCCCTCTACTGCCAGACGGTCTTCCTCCTGCTCGTCATGGCCGCCAGTGCGGCCCTGGGATTCCACCTCACCCCGACCGATATCACCACCGCGATCACCTGGGCCCTCCTGGGAGCCTTGGGAGCCATCACCATCGTCACCGTCCAATTGCTCATTGGCATCTACGTACCCAGCTTCGCCACCGCTGTCCTGATCGGAATGGGCGCCTCCTTCCTGGGCCTGGCCACACTCCTGGCCGTACCACCGCTGGCACCCTTCTACCCCTACTCCCAGATCACCATTGGTATGCAGGCCCGCACGCTGTCCATGCCCACGCCCACACAGATTGCGTGGTTCCTCATCTGGAATACCACCCTCATCACCGCCACCATTTTCTTCAGTAGGAGGGCACTGAAGAAGAAGCAGCACTGA
- a CDS encoding ABC transporter permease, with product MEISKLRRSRLWLTLLLATGFELAWAAAVTTRALADPPDGTIAGTSVAIFQATAVHGIVAPIISAVVASRLATTEHDSTMLSQLLADGQPHTSLFLAKLTTALAICSVPAIALVTATTLLTAASGAPINQSMTATWLVSLLLANIAMTAIHLALALLVHRQAVTLTVGALGGLFGNLTNFIPAALTVFLPWQYPGVVSPVRILRDGGRITGLAPLDHLGVYIVIVIVIGLAAAAITQAVFSRQVTR from the coding sequence TTGGAGATCTCCAAGCTCAGGAGGTCGCGACTGTGGCTCACCCTGCTTCTGGCCACCGGCTTCGAACTGGCTTGGGCCGCGGCAGTCACGACCCGGGCCCTGGCGGACCCGCCCGATGGGACCATCGCCGGCACTAGCGTCGCTATCTTCCAAGCCACAGCCGTGCACGGCATAGTCGCGCCAATCATCTCCGCTGTGGTGGCCTCGCGCCTGGCCACCACCGAGCATGACAGCACCATGCTGTCCCAGCTCCTCGCCGACGGCCAGCCGCACACCTCCCTGTTCCTGGCCAAGCTCACCACTGCCCTGGCGATCTGCTCAGTACCCGCCATCGCCCTGGTGACCGCAACCACACTGCTAACCGCCGCTAGCGGTGCACCTATCAACCAGAGCATGACCGCAACCTGGCTGGTCAGTTTGCTCCTGGCCAACATCGCGATGACCGCTATCCACCTGGCCCTGGCACTCCTTGTCCATCGCCAGGCCGTAACACTGACCGTCGGCGCCCTGGGTGGCCTGTTCGGCAACCTGACCAACTTCATCCCCGCGGCCCTGACCGTCTTCCTGCCCTGGCAGTACCCCGGTGTGGTCTCTCCCGTACGCATACTGAGGGACGGCGGCAGGATCACTGGCCTAGCACCCTTGGACCACCTAGGCGTCTACATCGTCATCGTCATCGTCATCGGCCTCGCCGCCGCCGCCATCACCCAGGCCGTCTTCAGCCGACAAGTCACACGTTAG
- a CDS encoding ATP-binding cassette domain-containing protein translates to MKTSQHPVVRSTGLSKRYGAAEVVSGVGLEVPAGQVYGFLGPNGAGKSTTMKMLLGLTRPTAGNVEIFGEPFSPGRTLARVGSLIEQPSFYGHLTGRENLDIVRRVKHLGAASIDQALNTVGLSYAADKQARAYSLGMKQRLGLAMALLGEPELLILDEPTNGLDPSGIHEIRELITSLPTTRGITVMVSSHLLSEIEQMADTIGIISRGHLVYQGPLSALAEAGRIVVRIRPDQTAPAAQALTAQGWQVNSVQDGEITMPAYDDNHVARLVAALVTTGASIYRVELRRRSLEQIFLDITEQAPPHGQASAPQQPLPGTPHQRADARQAPVQRQGLSPQASASVHTGTRGPHRQPWQTPQPPAAPARRAAFQAPAAQPPSQARPTPARPVPTYAQPAYQGWRGVGA, encoded by the coding sequence ATGAAGACTAGTCAGCACCCGGTGGTGCGCAGTACGGGACTGTCCAAGCGGTACGGAGCTGCTGAGGTCGTCAGCGGTGTTGGTCTGGAGGTTCCTGCCGGGCAGGTGTACGGCTTCCTCGGCCCCAATGGAGCAGGTAAATCCACCACGATGAAGATGCTGCTGGGGTTGACCCGCCCCACCGCCGGGAACGTGGAGATCTTTGGTGAGCCCTTCTCACCTGGTCGTACACTGGCCCGCGTGGGTTCGCTGATCGAGCAGCCCTCCTTCTACGGTCACCTGACTGGGCGAGAGAACCTTGACATCGTGCGGCGGGTCAAGCACCTGGGCGCGGCCAGCATTGATCAGGCCCTGAATACCGTGGGCCTGTCCTATGCCGCCGACAAGCAGGCACGGGCCTACTCCCTGGGCATGAAGCAGCGGCTGGGCCTGGCCATGGCACTGCTGGGAGAGCCCGAGCTCCTCATCCTGGACGAGCCCACCAACGGGCTGGACCCCTCCGGCATCCACGAGATCCGCGAGCTGATCACCAGCCTGCCGACCACCCGGGGGATCACCGTGATGGTCTCCAGCCATCTGCTCAGTGAGATCGAGCAGATGGCCGACACCATCGGCATTATCAGCCGCGGCCATCTGGTCTATCAGGGGCCGCTCTCCGCCCTGGCCGAGGCCGGCCGCATCGTGGTGCGCATCCGCCCCGATCAGACCGCTCCTGCCGCCCAGGCCCTGACCGCCCAGGGATGGCAGGTCAACTCGGTCCAAGACGGGGAGATCACCATGCCCGCCTACGACGACAATCACGTCGCCCGGCTGGTCGCCGCCCTGGTCACCACGGGCGCCAGCATCTACCGCGTCGAGTTGAGACGCCGCTCCTTGGAGCAGATCTTCCTCGATATCACCGAGCAGGCACCCCCGCATGGCCAGGCCAGCGCCCCGCAACAGCCACTGCCCGGAACGCCGCACCAACGTGCTGACGCCCGTCAGGCGCCAGTCCAGCGGCAGGGACTTTCACCTCAGGCATCGGCGTCCGTCCATACGGGCACCCGAGGACCGCACCGGCAGCCATGGCAGACGCCTCAGCCGCCGGCGGCCCCGGCTCGCCGGGCTGCCTTCCAGGCACCGGCGGCACAGCCCCCGTCGCAGGCCCGCCCGACCCCAGCCCGACCGGTGCCTACTTATGCCCAGCCTGCCTACCAAGGGTGGCGGGGGGTGGGAGCATGA
- a CDS encoding lacticin 481 family lantibiotic, with the protein MSNINMQAVAALDELSDAELDEVLGANGVITTISHECHLNTWAFAFTCCS; encoded by the coding sequence ATGAGCAACATCAACATGCAGGCCGTAGCCGCCCTCGATGAGCTGAGTGACGCTGAGCTCGATGAAGTCCTGGGAGCTAATGGCGTCATCACTACGATTAGTCACGAGTGTCACCTGAACACCTGGGCGTTCGCGTTCACTTGCTGCTCCTGA
- a CDS encoding type 2 lanthipeptide synthetase LanM family protein: MENSSDTPFHAYVSTWSDEAGPLIRRFLPPEHLDSHILNTVGPVLVYLINEYRIEGRLDGDSPEERYQDFEASANERVIPDIRSRFPGVLERLRSRLESLEALCATVLQRFKDDYESLVAESIIPPEACDILHIKPTGDLHDGAATCWLSLSGDVTLYYKPRESSGELLLQAVSDAVATAARISAPRITPRLSARSRYSWVQEMKPEPCSSRDAVDTYYERAGHLLAVAHLVGLTDLHHENILPGDGSPCVVDAETMFSTPLRQPVLATQAALEVNGSIMSSVSGIGMLPIGAGNEMYGGDVSGLSQGRWRRELRALVNLGRDDIKFTKQVLEHIDTAHLPHLVEDGESTALQPVDHVDAIVRGFTRSYMAAVGVKQDIALLVADRAPSIDCRLLARRTADYRMFMNYLWSVTRLGRQNEIYDYLRRRSEGLSEQIVSSEITQMNEGSIPIFWCSGDSIEVHDPCGALVASLDAPPAHGVYTVLDTLGDDDLALQQRLIRFAFDSETSLSLQSPQRMRYERGLQESGYCAHEGAKDLYRTICESAVSAKADGSVNWLSLGVDDHDALELSPLTGSLYSGTPGLAVGLLSYRELSGERSMDPLLRSIAQEALKSYRRGLAAKGALFSYYNGTLGYLALLRALGAQGLADADADQLTHDFVDTCASVPLDGLDVDVISGAAGTIIALATLPDRRQAEPLITQLADYLVSLRGSNWAVSRPQAVDNASFAHGASGIATALLHAAAITGRGEYRDSWRAAWKHDEHFRRGNTWVDMRRDDGLASANWCHGLTGLMLARCRWLDLDDEHGLLSSDERAAVSDELLLAADGVEEHGLGLHTFALCHGVGGNLLALESVAHRLAGRSWEDEWTSMSSFGIAKDWLCGLSDHFQSYSAMSGLPGILHALAEHAKPGRTISPLLLPSLEWGGGHAR; this comes from the coding sequence ATGGAGAATTCGTCCGACACTCCGTTCCACGCGTATGTCTCGACGTGGAGCGATGAGGCTGGACCCCTGATCCGACGATTTCTGCCTCCCGAGCATCTTGATTCGCATATCTTGAATACAGTCGGTCCTGTCCTGGTCTACCTCATCAACGAGTACAGAATTGAGGGTCGGCTTGACGGAGACTCCCCGGAAGAGCGCTACCAGGACTTCGAGGCCTCCGCCAACGAGAGGGTGATCCCTGACATTCGCTCCAGGTTCCCAGGAGTTCTTGAGCGCCTTCGTTCCCGACTCGAATCCCTTGAGGCCCTGTGCGCCACGGTGCTCCAGCGATTCAAAGACGACTATGAATCGCTGGTAGCCGAGTCCATCATTCCACCAGAGGCCTGCGATATCCTCCACATCAAACCGACTGGAGACCTTCATGACGGAGCCGCCACGTGCTGGCTCTCCCTGAGTGGGGACGTGACCCTGTACTACAAGCCCCGGGAGTCCTCTGGTGAGCTCCTGCTACAGGCCGTTTCTGACGCGGTCGCAACGGCGGCTCGCATCAGTGCGCCCCGGATAACGCCGCGGCTCAGCGCCCGTTCGCGGTATTCCTGGGTACAGGAGATGAAACCCGAGCCGTGCTCAAGCAGGGACGCGGTTGACACCTACTATGAGAGGGCGGGGCACCTGCTCGCTGTGGCCCACCTGGTCGGCCTGACGGATCTTCACCACGAGAACATCCTGCCTGGAGACGGCTCCCCCTGCGTCGTTGACGCTGAGACCATGTTCAGCACCCCGTTGAGGCAGCCTGTCCTCGCAACCCAGGCGGCACTCGAAGTCAACGGCTCCATCATGTCATCTGTCAGCGGTATAGGTATGCTTCCCATAGGTGCCGGCAATGAGATGTATGGGGGCGACGTCAGCGGACTGTCCCAGGGCAGGTGGAGGAGGGAGTTGCGGGCGCTCGTTAACCTTGGCCGCGACGATATCAAGTTCACCAAACAGGTGCTGGAGCACATTGACACAGCCCATCTACCGCACCTCGTCGAAGACGGAGAGTCCACCGCCCTGCAGCCGGTGGACCACGTCGATGCCATCGTCCGGGGCTTCACGCGGTCTTACATGGCAGCGGTGGGAGTAAAGCAGGATATTGCTCTGCTGGTGGCGGACCGCGCCCCCAGCATTGACTGCCGGCTCCTCGCCCGCAGGACCGCTGACTACAGAATGTTCATGAACTACCTGTGGTCTGTAACCAGACTCGGGCGGCAGAATGAGATCTATGACTACCTCCGCCGTAGGTCCGAGGGACTTTCCGAGCAGATCGTCTCCTCTGAGATTACCCAGATGAACGAAGGCAGCATTCCGATATTCTGGTGCTCAGGAGACTCCATAGAGGTCCATGACCCGTGTGGAGCGCTGGTGGCCAGCCTGGATGCCCCTCCGGCCCACGGCGTGTACACGGTCCTTGACACGCTTGGCGATGACGACCTTGCCCTCCAGCAGAGGCTCATCCGATTCGCCTTTGACAGCGAAACATCGCTTTCTCTCCAAAGCCCCCAGCGCATGAGGTACGAGCGCGGACTCCAGGAATCTGGGTACTGTGCGCACGAGGGAGCCAAGGACCTCTACAGGACGATATGCGAGTCCGCGGTCAGCGCCAAGGCGGACGGCTCTGTCAACTGGCTGAGTCTGGGAGTCGACGACCACGACGCACTGGAGTTGTCCCCGCTCACAGGATCGCTCTACTCGGGGACACCGGGGCTCGCGGTGGGACTCCTGAGCTACCGTGAGCTCAGTGGCGAGCGCAGCATGGATCCCCTGCTGCGCAGCATCGCCCAAGAGGCTCTCAAATCCTACAGGCGAGGCCTGGCCGCGAAGGGGGCACTCTTTTCCTACTACAACGGGACGCTGGGATACCTGGCCCTTCTTCGCGCGCTTGGCGCCCAGGGCCTGGCCGACGCTGACGCGGACCAGTTGACCCACGACTTCGTGGACACATGCGCCTCGGTTCCCCTTGACGGCCTTGATGTGGACGTCATCAGCGGGGCCGCAGGAACTATCATCGCGCTGGCAACCCTGCCGGACCGCAGGCAGGCCGAGCCGCTCATCACTCAACTGGCCGACTACTTGGTCAGCTTACGTGGCAGTAACTGGGCCGTCTCCAGGCCCCAAGCCGTCGACAACGCCAGCTTCGCCCACGGTGCCAGCGGGATCGCTACTGCACTGCTCCATGCCGCCGCTATCACCGGTCGTGGCGAGTATCGCGACTCCTGGAGGGCGGCCTGGAAGCACGACGAGCACTTCCGACGTGGGAACACCTGGGTGGACATGCGCCGCGACGACGGGCTTGCCAGCGCCAATTGGTGCCACGGGCTCACCGGCCTCATGCTGGCCCGGTGCCGGTGGCTTGACCTCGACGACGAGCACGGCCTGCTCTCATCCGACGAGCGCGCAGCCGTCAGTGATGAGCTGCTGCTCGCCGCAGACGGGGTCGAGGAGCATGGGTTGGGACTTCACACCTTTGCCCTCTGCCACGGAGTGGGAGGAAACTTGCTCGCCCTTGAGAGCGTGGCCCACCGGCTAGCAGGAAGATCCTGGGAAGATGAGTGGACGAGCATGAGTAGTTTTGGGATCGCCAAGGACTGGCTGTGCGGTCTGAGCGACCACTTCCAATCCTACTCGGCGATGAGCGGACTGCCCGGCATCCTGCACGCACTCGCCGAGCATGCCAAGCCAGGCAGGACCATCTCACCGCTGCTCCTTCCCAGTCTCGAGTGGGGTGGTGGCCATGCGCGTTAA
- a CDS encoding peptidase domain-containing ABC transporter, producing MRVKFRMQTGEQDCLLACYSMAVSSLGIDILPHEFYDGDALPADGLKASYLRQIDSSVGTCTRAFRDPGPEWTREVFASFNGPAIAYWNSNHFVVVVSMSRTHARVLDPALGRIRLPLEDFHRSFTGVWILVEQDRPPALAPRSRPSSAVRIFLSQHLWLLFLGLTIGQAASMAVAAGVRTVLGADYLWPVTISLGIVLLLLYLASCLLLTAAQRRLTSRFEQRYSDSLFRSVLRRPYLFFKSQTVGSLIEIISLRGTIRDLILSSAIPAAINFLSVMVLVVYLAWISVPLTLVTCGISLLFSILAGLAVQRERDASQAYVQRQVAFTSTIQQDIHCVEETKVTRTEDQAAARWSAENNRLAEAFKATLGAQNLSMGVQRVYYGISLVVIAAFSVSLYRSGHVDMPDVVLFQSGVGMLAGATSELQNFFVSWAKAVVFEHKQAPLREEPEEPHRDVVLADSPAFITARDMSCTYPGGEPVFAPISLTIGQGERVAIIGESGSGKSTLLHTLMGLLPHTGTVEYGSGWDRSGLGVVLPGMSLHTGTVRDNLVAEGTDSTEAAIWEALAAVNLADTISRLPRGLDSAVFESGRNFSSGQAQRLLVARSLIRGCRGIFWDEALSGVDASTRESIYRNILQAEAYRGVTIIAVSHQMDILSRVDRVVYVKGSHSAPVIGVPTALEQTSRRYKRFVASANLLVA from the coding sequence ATGCGCGTTAAGTTCCGGATGCAAACCGGAGAGCAGGACTGCCTTCTGGCCTGCTACTCGATGGCCGTCTCCTCCCTGGGGATCGACATCCTCCCCCATGAGTTCTACGACGGCGACGCCCTGCCTGCGGACGGTCTGAAAGCCAGCTACCTGAGGCAGATCGATAGCTCCGTCGGAACCTGCACCCGCGCCTTCCGGGATCCCGGGCCAGAATGGACGCGTGAGGTCTTCGCCTCCTTCAACGGCCCTGCGATCGCGTACTGGAACTCCAACCATTTCGTGGTAGTCGTCTCGATGTCGCGCACCCACGCCCGCGTACTCGATCCTGCTCTTGGCAGGATCCGCCTACCGCTGGAGGACTTCCACCGCTCTTTCACCGGGGTATGGATCCTCGTCGAGCAGGACCGCCCCCCGGCACTGGCGCCCCGCTCCCGGCCGTCCTCCGCCGTCAGGATCTTCCTCTCCCAGCACCTGTGGTTGCTGTTCCTCGGCCTGACGATCGGGCAGGCCGCCTCCATGGCAGTCGCCGCCGGGGTGCGCACTGTGCTCGGCGCAGACTACCTCTGGCCGGTCACCATCTCTCTGGGCATAGTGCTCCTCCTCCTATACCTGGCATCCTGCCTGCTGCTGACCGCTGCCCAGCGCAGGCTGACAAGCAGGTTTGAACAGCGCTACTCGGACTCGCTCTTCCGCTCGGTGCTGAGGCGGCCCTACCTGTTCTTCAAGAGCCAGACCGTCGGATCCCTGATCGAGATCATCAGCCTGCGTGGAACAATCAGGGACCTCATCCTCTCCTCAGCAATCCCGGCTGCCATCAATTTCCTCTCCGTCATGGTCCTGGTGGTCTACCTGGCATGGATATCCGTGCCCCTGACCCTCGTAACGTGCGGGATATCGCTGCTGTTCAGCATCCTGGCCGGACTCGCCGTCCAGCGGGAGCGTGACGCCAGCCAGGCCTACGTCCAGCGTCAGGTCGCCTTCACCTCAACCATCCAGCAGGACATCCACTGTGTTGAGGAGACCAAGGTGACCCGCACGGAGGACCAGGCGGCGGCTCGCTGGTCAGCGGAGAACAACCGCCTGGCTGAAGCCTTCAAGGCGACCTTGGGCGCCCAGAACCTCAGCATGGGTGTCCAGCGCGTCTACTACGGAATCTCCCTAGTAGTCATTGCGGCTTTCAGCGTCAGCCTCTACCGCTCAGGGCACGTAGACATGCCCGATGTAGTGCTATTCCAGTCGGGAGTGGGCATGCTGGCAGGAGCAACGTCGGAGCTCCAGAACTTCTTCGTCTCTTGGGCAAAGGCCGTAGTCTTCGAGCATAAGCAGGCCCCTCTCCGAGAGGAGCCTGAAGAGCCGCACCGCGACGTCGTCCTCGCTGACTCGCCAGCGTTCATCACGGCACGCGACATGTCCTGCACCTACCCAGGTGGTGAACCGGTCTTCGCTCCCATCTCGCTGACCATCGGTCAAGGAGAACGCGTGGCCATCATTGGGGAGTCAGGATCAGGAAAATCCACCCTGCTGCACACGCTCATGGGCCTACTGCCACACACTGGAACAGTAGAATATGGAAGCGGATGGGACCGCTCGGGGCTGGGCGTGGTGCTGCCCGGTATGTCACTCCACACCGGAACCGTGCGCGACAACCTGGTAGCCGAAGGTACCGACAGCACCGAGGCCGCCATCTGGGAGGCGCTCGCCGCAGTCAACCTCGCGGATACGATCTCCCGCCTGCCCCGCGGGCTTGACTCCGCCGTCTTCGAGTCCGGCAGGAATTTCTCCTCCGGGCAAGCACAGCGCCTCCTTGTGGCCAGATCCCTCATACGAGGCTGCCGCGGCATCTTCTGGGATGAGGCACTCAGCGGAGTGGACGCGAGCACGCGTGAGAGCATCTATCGGAACATCTTGCAGGCCGAAGCCTACCGCGGCGTGACGATTATCGCCGTCAGCCACCAGATGGACATTCTGAGCCGGGTCGACCGGGTCGTCTACGTCAAGGGCAGCCACAGTGCACCTGTCATCGGCGTGCCGACCGCCCTGGAGCAGACGAGCCGGCGGTACAAGAGGTTCGTTGCCAGCGCCAACCTCCTCGTCGCATAG